The Paeniglutamicibacter sulfureus genome includes a region encoding these proteins:
- a CDS encoding arsenic resistance protein — MGRVNTRKLIARMEHHQIGLYLVAILIGGAVGFLAPGSAGALEHSINPVLGLLLFATFLGIPFAAIGKAARDWRFMGTVLVLNFVIVPLVVFGLTRFIAGDQALLLGVLLVLLTPCIDYVIVFTGLAGGASDRLLAAAPVLMLLQMLLLPLYLLLFVGPDVVSVIDPAPFVEALVVLILIPLAAAALTQALARKAAAGRIIMKLMQALMVPLMMATLAVVVGSQITEVGQELGSLLAVVPLYAAFLLVMVPLGMLAARPARLDAAATRAVVFSGATRNSLVVLPLALALPEPLALAALVVVTQTLVELIGMVLYVRFLPRIIRTEHRHQPA; from the coding sequence ATGGGCAGGGTGAATACCCGGAAGCTCATTGCACGGATGGAACACCATCAGATCGGTCTGTACCTCGTGGCCATCCTGATCGGTGGTGCTGTCGGATTCCTGGCACCCGGTTCGGCCGGAGCCCTGGAACATTCGATCAACCCCGTCCTGGGGCTGCTGCTCTTCGCGACGTTCCTGGGCATTCCCTTTGCCGCCATCGGGAAGGCCGCCAGGGACTGGCGGTTCATGGGCACCGTGCTGGTGCTGAATTTCGTCATTGTTCCGCTGGTGGTCTTTGGCCTGACGCGTTTCATCGCCGGGGACCAAGCCCTGCTCCTCGGGGTCCTGCTGGTGCTGTTGACCCCCTGCATCGACTACGTCATTGTATTCACCGGGCTGGCAGGCGGGGCCAGCGACAGGTTGCTGGCCGCCGCACCGGTCCTGATGCTGCTCCAGATGCTCCTGCTGCCCCTCTACCTGCTACTTTTCGTCGGCCCCGACGTGGTGTCGGTGATCGACCCGGCACCCTTCGTCGAGGCCCTGGTCGTCCTGATCCTCATTCCCCTGGCTGCGGCAGCACTCACGCAAGCACTGGCACGCAAGGCAGCGGCGGGCAGGATCATCATGAAACTCATGCAGGCCTTGATGGTTCCCCTGATGATGGCAACCCTGGCGGTGGTCGTCGGTTCACAGATCACCGAAGTCGGCCAGGAACTCGGCTCGCTGCTGGCAGTGGTTCCCCTCTATGCAGCATTCCTGCTGGTGATGGTGCCGCTGGGGATGCTAGCGGCCAGGCCCGCCCGCCTCGATGCCGCCGCCACTCGTGCTGTCGTTTTTAGCGGCGCGACCCGCAATTCACTGGTCGTGCTCCCACTGGCCCTGGCGCTGCCCGAACCCCTGGCCCTGGCCGCACTGGTCGTGGTCACCCAGACGCTCGTCGAACTCATCGGCATGGTCCTCTACGTCAGGTTCCTGCCACGGATCATTCGCACCGAACACCGCCACCAACCGGCCTGA
- a CDS encoding DUF4113 domain-containing protein: MNTLAKLSNQCAKKFRNLGGVCVWDAVTLEDREQLLGRLPTVEIWGIGPRLAKRLMGLGIRTMKDLRDADAVMLRNRFSIVMMRTVLELRGTPCIPMEEEHEIKGQLIFSRSFSTPITDTHGMEQVLGIYAEQASARLHKHQRQAKVLTAWAMTSYYNTNDSHQPAVTVALPGPTADPLLLTRAAKALLPKILDGVKYARAGIVVTDIRPTGAQETFEPFVNAHEAKEIGPLIQKIKQRHGVNAVGLGLAGMKTGPEWTMRRDMMSPRYTTHWDELLTVHAS, translated from the coding sequence TTGAATACCCTGGCCAAGCTTTCAAACCAATGCGCCAAGAAATTTCGAAACCTGGGCGGGGTCTGCGTGTGGGATGCCGTCACTTTGGAGGACCGCGAACAACTCCTGGGCCGACTGCCCACGGTGGAAATCTGGGGCATCGGCCCCCGCCTGGCCAAGCGGCTGATGGGCCTGGGGATCCGGACCATGAAAGACCTGCGCGACGCCGACGCGGTGATGCTGCGCAACCGCTTCTCGATCGTCATGATGCGCACCGTTCTCGAGCTGCGGGGAACCCCTTGCATCCCCATGGAAGAAGAACACGAAATCAAGGGACAGCTGATATTCAGCCGCTCCTTCTCCACGCCCATCACCGACACACACGGCATGGAGCAAGTCCTGGGGATCTACGCCGAACAGGCCTCCGCCCGCCTGCACAAGCATCAGCGGCAGGCCAAGGTGCTCACTGCCTGGGCCATGACCAGTTACTACAACACCAACGATTCCCACCAGCCCGCAGTGACCGTCGCCCTTCCCGGCCCGACCGCGGACCCGCTGCTGCTGACGCGCGCGGCCAAGGCGCTGCTTCCCAAGATCCTGGACGGGGTGAAGTACGCCCGGGCCGGAATCGTGGTGACCGATATCCGCCCGACCGGCGCCCAAGAGACCTTCGAACCGTTCGTGAATGCCCACGAGGCCAAGGAAATCGGCCCGCTGATCCAGAAGATCAAGCAGCGCCACGGAGTGAACGCGGTCGGGCTCGGCCTGGCGGGAATGAAGACCGGCCCCGAGTGGACGATGCGCCGGGACATGATGTCGCCGCGCTACACCACCCACTGGGACGAGCTGCTGACCGTGCACGCCAGCTGA
- a CDS encoding helix-turn-helix domain-containing protein: MNNESEIAFQARITKHGALADPARLRIVDLLTLGDSSPTELRAELGLPSNLLSHHLRALEASGLVTSHRSEADKRRSYFRLAAGALDGLVPGGERAARRVLFVGVRNSARSQLAAALWQRASSIPSASAGMDPANGIAQGAVDVARSHGLDLEESRPRRLDQVADGEDFVVTVCDIAHEKLPALGDIHWSVTDPLWLDTEAAFENAFADLSRRINVLAPRLRAA, from the coding sequence ATGAACAATGAGTCAGAAATTGCCTTTCAGGCGCGGATCACCAAGCATGGGGCACTCGCGGATCCCGCACGGTTGCGCATCGTGGACCTGCTGACTCTGGGCGACTCTTCACCGACCGAGCTGCGGGCGGAGTTGGGGTTGCCCTCGAACCTGCTCTCCCACCACCTGCGCGCACTGGAAGCATCAGGTTTGGTGACGAGCCACCGCTCCGAGGCGGACAAGCGGCGGAGCTACTTCCGGCTCGCCGCCGGTGCCCTCGACGGGCTGGTGCCCGGGGGCGAACGCGCGGCCCGCCGGGTCCTATTCGTCGGCGTGCGGAACAGTGCGAGGTCGCAACTGGCCGCCGCCCTGTGGCAACGGGCCAGTTCCATCCCCTCGGCGTCCGCGGGAATGGACCCGGCAAACGGCATCGCCCAAGGGGCCGTGGACGTCGCCCGCAGCCACGGACTGGACCTCGAGGAGAGTCGGCCCCGGCGCTTGGACCAAGTGGCGGACGGCGAGGACTTTGTCGTAACGGTTTGCGACATTGCCCACGAGAAACTCCCCGCCCTGGGGGATATCCACTGGTCCGTGACTGACCCGCTCTGGCTGGACACCGAGGCCGCGTTCGAGAACGCCTTCGCCGACCTCTCTCGTCGCATCAACGTCCTCGCACCCCGCCTGCGCGCAGCATAG